Part of the Penicillium digitatum chromosome 4, complete sequence genome is shown below.
ATGACCGCTGCCTGGCATGCTGCTATCAAACCCCTTTCCATCACTCGTCAGCTCAAAGTTCATATCTGATTCACATTCATTTGCAATTCCGGCTGACTGACAGCATTGTACGTGGGATTTATACTAGGAGAACACTACGAAGACAGCCCATTAGTGTAGGTTGACAATCTTCCATACACGTGCTTAGAATTCAACCGGTGTATAAGAGATATAGAAGATTGTCAGGAGCTAGCCAGGCGCAGCTTTTTCCGTCGAGGCTGATGTCCTCTTCCATGCCAGAGATTTTGGCATTGCGATAGTTTACAATGCCGGCAGTTGTTCTATTTTGTGTGCAGGTCTAAAGATGCTGCTGAGGACGAACGCGATGTTACTTCGGTCGAGGAAATCGAGGAGGCCTAGACGCCACAGAACCAAATGGTTAGACTATACGTTCTTTGAATGTCTGGAGTTCAAAGCATATGGAAAAATCCCAATAGCATCGGAACACGCAAGTCCAGTTTACTTACCACTTGACAATCTATCTCGGGATCAATAGCCGGTAAGGTTGCAAGTGGGTGGTTTCTCGTGAGCAGGCATGGCAATTTtttcaacatcttcatcaGGGGCTGTTTGAATTACATCCTCCGGCTACTCCTGACTTGCCAAAACGCCTATGGTGAACTGGAAAAGTTACAATGGACAATGTAATACTTGTCTGAAGGTGAAAATGGGAGACGAGATAGAAAAGATCAGACTTGTCTCTGGGGTTTAGAGACATACTTATTCGCgtggaagggaaaaaaacgCCAGGATCGGCAAAGGTGTACTTAAATCGTACAGGAATTAGCCAGCTCGGGTCAAATTGGGGTGACTGTATTAACTAGTGATCTTTATTGGTCACTGGGACAAGTAAAGAGGATTTTGAGTGGAGAATTCGGAGACTGGAGAACGAAATGTGGAGGAATTGGCAAAAGCTTAGGTGGAGAGCTGCCGCCTAAGGCCGAGACTGTTGGAATGCTTTACAAATATTCCTTTGGAAATATCCAGTTGAGAGCACATTGTGCCTTTTCTTGACCTTGAATGTTATCTGGTCTTTAACTGTTGAAAGAAAACAGGTCTTGAGTTGAGGCAGAAAAATGCTAGAATATTATATCTAAATGTGAAGCACGCCTTTTCCCATGCCAACATTCATTTTTCAAGATTTCTTACCTTATACAAACGGAGCATATTCATTCCTTCATGGTCTATTTTCTATATCTTTAGACAAGATTATCTGAATGAATGAATGAGTGAACTTCTCAAACTGTGAGAATAGTAAGATGGAAAGATGGTGCCGGGAGGTTCAGGTGTTCTGCACATCAGGTCGTTGCTGGATACCGTATCAAAAATCTCCCGCGTAGTGTCGCGTTCATTGATCACCTCCGTCCTTCATAGCTCTTGCCCTATCTCCCTCCATCGCATCCTAATTGCCTCACTTGATTTGAACCTAATCTACTTGCTTTTTCCCAAAGTTGATTGCACTTGGCAATCAAGCGCCCAAAATGGATGACCCGGCGACACGTATCCCGGGGCAGCTGGTAAGACCCCAACAACTTCCTACATCGATTGCCCTATGATCTGGAAACCCTCGCTAATTTTGTCGCAATCATGATAGCTCCCCCACATGCACCTGGTTTCGCGCAACCGGTACCCCAGCATGCACATGATGCCCTCCGAGACCGCCGTCGAGTATCTGACGAGCGCACCTCGGATCTGCCAATCCCAGCCAATGCATTGGACATTCCTCGATGGCCCCCCAGATGGAACTGTAATGCTTACATGGCAGCCACAAAACCATCTAGGTAACAATTTTGCTAGCGATGGCTATATCTGGGCCGACCAGGAACAAGCGTTTACCTTTGAGTCGCGCGGCTATGTATGCGTCCTCTTGCAATGAAGCTTCCCTTGCTTCATTTGAGTTACATTCTAATATTAGAGGACACAGACCGTCGAGATGTACCTCCAACGAAGTGGGTTTCACCCTCCCAATGAGCCCGTGGCAACACACTGCCGCAAGCGCTACCGCATTACCTCGTCCAAAGTACCGAATGCCCCCCAGCCCGATCCATCGCTGTGGATTGTGCACTACACCCGTGCCGCGCCTCAGGACCACGCCCCTGCAAACCGAATCCAAGTAACACCGCAAATCCAGAGCCTGATGGGCCAGCGCCGCTTCCTTCAGAGCCAAGGACAATTGGCCCGCAAGGACTTTTTGCTTCACGATCGCAACAGTTGGCCAGTTATCAACTTCCCGCCAATGACTACACAGAACTTCGGGCAACCCGGTGCTTACCCGGCTGCTGCGCCTCGTGGACCTGGTTTCTACGCCCCCCAGGGTCATCCAGGCGCAGTTGCGCCCAATGCACCTGTAGCTAAAGGCCCACGCGGAAACCGTGCGCCGTCAGCTGCCATCACTTCCGCAACCGCTGATTTTGctattgaagatgaggatgtcTCCAGTGGTGACGCTATGGATCTTTTGACGCCCCGCGATATCAGCAAGATGCGATACCAGCAGCATCACGAGTGGATGGAGGAGATCTTCGCATCGCCCTACAGTATCTCACAAATCACACCAGTTTCTTTAGGTCTGGGCCGAAAGGGAGAACTCGAGTCCCTGACTGCAGGCTTCTTCGATGCTCCTGTTGGAACTTCTGGCGGAGAAGGCCAGGAGGCGGGTGACGCCCCGCAGGCTAGCAAAATGGAGCCAGCTAAGGCAGAGGAGTTTGCAAAGCGGGTTTCTAAGAAGGTAGCGGACATGACCGCCGAGATCGAAAACTTGAAGAAACAGCATGCTCGCCGGATGCAACGTTTCAATCGAACTTCATTGCTTAAGGATGCCGAGTTGCGCCTCCGAGAATCTGCTGCTGACCCGACCGAAAAGGGCCCAGAGGTTTGGAGATTGGAAGGCCGAGTAGTCATCCCAACAGAGGATGAAACCCCTCAGTTGGATTACATTGAAGACAAGGCCAAATACAGGGTTGATGAGGTAGTCCGGGACGTTGAGACTGCTtggaaaaagcaaatcgTTGCCGAACCAAAGGTATCTTGTGTGGAGAAGGGTGGCTTATTGGAGAAGATTGAACCCGAGCACAAGGATGAGCCTGAGTCATTTACCAATGATATGGTCATGGATGATTCCCACCTGCTCAATCAATTTGGCAGCCCTGGCGTTGGTGTGGGCGCAGTCTCAGGTGTTTCTATCAATGGACAACCGATTCACGGCGCTGATATGTCCGGGGATGTTGACATGGATTTGGACGACCAGCTCCACGGTGGTGCCAATGGCCAGGCCAACGACTGGGTATTGGTGAACAATGAGAGCAAGGACCATGGCCCAGTCGGAGGAGACTTCGACTTTACCAACATCGATAGTGCTGGAGATGCCTTGGCGGCTTATAGCGAGCAGAACGATGGGCTCGACTTGCCAGACCTGGAGAACTCAGCATTTGGCGACGCATTCCATGCATCTGACAACGAACACTCTCACAACCCCGATGCGGACGACATTTCCTAGTCCTTGAGCTTTATTTCATCTGAaagggggggtttttttttaacgaATGGTTCTGCGGATCAGTCATTCTGGTCTTTTTCGGGCGTTGCGGCTTGCTAT
Proteins encoded:
- a CDS encoding SWI/SNF and RSC complexes subunit ssr4; translated protein: MDDPATRIPGQLLPHMHLVSRNRYPSMHMMPSETAVEYLTSAPRICQSQPMHWTFLDGPPDGTVMLTWQPQNHLGNNFASDGYIWADQEQAFTFESRGYTVEMYLQRSGFHPPNEPVATHCRKRYRITSSKVPNAPQPDPSLWIVHYTRAAPQDHAPANRIQVTPQIQSLMGQRRFLQSQGQLARKDFLLHDRNSWPVINFPPMTTQNFGQPGAYPAAAPRGPGFYAPQGHPGAVAPNAPVAKGPRGNRAPSAAITSATADFAIEDEDVSSGDAMDLLTPRDISKMRYQQHHEWMEEIFASPYSISQITPVSLGLGRKGELESLTAGFFDAPVGTSGGEGQEAGDAPQASKMEPAKAEEFAKRVSKKVADMTAEIENLKKQHARRMQRFNRTSLLKDAELRLRESAADPTEKGPEVWRLEGRVVIPTEDETPQLDYIEDKAKYRVDEVVRDVETAWKKQIVAEPKVSCVEKGGLLEKIEPEHKDEPESFTNDMVMDDSHLLNQFGSPGVGVGAVSGVSINGQPIHGADMSGDVDMDLDDQLHGGANGQANDWVLVNNESKDHGPVGGDFDFTNIDSAGDALAAYSEQNDGLDLPDLENSAFGDAFHASDNEHSHNPDADDIS